GGTGCTGATCGTCTCCGGGGGCCACACCTCGCTGCTCCTCGTCCGGGACCTGGCCCGCGAGCCGATCGTGCATCTCGGCGACACCCTGGACGACGCCGCCGGGGAGTGCTTCGACAAGGTCGCCCGGGTCTTCGGGCTGCCGTACCCCGGTGGCCCGGCCATCGACCGGGCGGCGCGCGAAGGTGATGCCCGCGCCGTGAGCTTTCCCCGGCCGCTGACCGGTCCGCGCGACGATCCGTACGGCTTCTCCTTCTCGGGGCTGAAGACGGCCGCCGCGCGGTGGGCGGAGCGGCACCGGGGGCAGGTCCTGCCGGTGGCGGACGGGGCGGCCTCGTTGCAGGAGGCGGTCGCCGATGTGCTGACCCGTAAGGCTGTTGCCGCCTGCACCGCCCACGGGGTCGGCACTCTCGTCGTGGTGGGCGGGGTGGCCGCCAACTCCCGTGTCCGGAGCCTTGCGGAGGAGCGGTGTGCCGCGGCCGGCATCGCGTTGCGGGTGCCGCCGCTGCGGCTGTGCACGGACAACGGGGCGATGATCGCCGCCATTGGGGATCTGCTGGTCCGGGCGGGTGCCGAACCCGCCCCGCTGGATGTTTCGATCGATCCGTCGGCGCCGTTGGAGTACGCCGCGCTGCATCCGGTGGCCCGCGCCGCCGCGGCGGTGTCCTGACGGCCGGAGGACCGGAGGGCCGGAGGGCCGAAGTCGCCGCTGGCGAGCGGCTTGCAGCGGATGCGGAGGGTGTCCCTGCCGTGTGCGCGGGTGCCTTGGCCGGCCGTCGTGGGAAGAGGGGCCGGTCAGGCCGTCATGCCGAGTGATCCGCCACCGGATACGGGATGAACGTGCCGCTGTTCTGGTCGATCTTCAGGGGTCGACCCAGGGGCGGGGCGGCGCGCTGGGGGCAGTCGAGGCGTTCGCAGACCCGGCAGCCCATGCCGATGGGTGTGGCGGCGGAGGCGCTGTCGAGGTCGAGGCCGTCGGAGTAGACCAGGCGTGCGGCGTGGCGGATTTCGCAGCCGAGGCCGATGGCGAAGGTCTTGCCCGGTTCGCCCCAGCCTCCTCGGTGGCGGGTGACCGCGCGGGCCGTCCACAAGTAGCGCTGCCCGTCCGGCATTTCGGCGATCTGGACGTGGATGCGGCCGGGTGCGGCGAAGGCTTCGTAGACGTTCCAGAGCGGGCAGGTGCCGCCGGCGCGGGAGAAGTGGAATCCGGTCGCGGACTGCCGCTTGGACATGTTGCCGGCGCGGTCGACGCGGACGAAGGAGAACGGCACCCCGCGCAGGCGGGGCCGCTGGAGGGTGCTCAGGCGGTGGCAGACGGTCTCGTAGCCGAGGCCGTAGCGGTCGGTGAGGCGTTCGATGTCGTAGCGCGCCTCTTCGGCCGCCTCGTGGAAAGGGCGGTAGGGCAGGATCAGCGCGGCGGCGAAGTAGTTGGCGATGCCGATGCGGGCCAGGGCGTGGGTGGGTGAGCCGGCCGGGAAGTCCTGGGCGGCCTGGCGGTCCAGTTCGTCGCCGTATTCGAGCAGGGCCAGCTGGGTCGCCATACGGAACGCGCGCTGTCCGGGGCGGAGGCGGCCGGAGAGGTGGAGGGTGCGGGACGCTTCGT
This genomic stretch from Streptomyces nigrescens harbors:
- the tsaD gene encoding tRNA (adenosine(37)-N6)-threonylcarbamoyltransferase complex transferase subunit TsaD, producing the protein MRGAPVVLGIESSCDETGAGLVRNGRLLGHAVASSMDEHARFGGVVPEIAARAHVHSFNPVVRRALDEAGLGMSDIGAVAVTTGPGLSGALQVGLAGAKSLAYALDVPLYGVHHLAGHVAADTLAHGPLPDPCVVLIVSGGHTSLLLVRDLAREPIVHLGDTLDDAAGECFDKVARVFGLPYPGGPAIDRAAREGDARAVSFPRPLTGPRDDPYGFSFSGLKTAAARWAERHRGQVLPVADGAASLQEAVADVLTRKAVAACTAHGVGTLVVVGGVAANSRVRSLAEERCAAAGIALRVPPLRLCTDNGAMIAAIGDLLVRAGAEPAPLDVSIDPSAPLEYAALHPVARAAAAVS
- a CDS encoding short-chain fatty acyl-CoA regulator family protein — encoded protein: MSKTYAGARLRRLREERRMSQAELARVLGISPSYLNQMEHDSRPLTVPVLLRLTEAFGVDPGFFSERDTTRLVADLREALATELAEARVSPADLAELSARMPAVAKVLLDLGRRNQLLAERLADAADGRDTGQEAPRSPHEEIRDFFYRRQNYLHDTDLAAEHLAEEIGIRPGDVVRALTARLADGHGVRLAARTGNHLHHYDEASRTLHLSGRLRPGQRAFRMATQLALLEYGDELDRQAAQDFPAGSPTHALARIGIANYFAAALILPYRPFHEAAEEARYDIERLTDRYGLGYETVCHRLSTLQRPRLRGVPFSFVRVDRAGNMSKRQSATGFHFSRAGGTCPLWNVYEAFAAPGRIHVQIAEMPDGQRYLWTARAVTRHRGGWGEPGKTFAIGLGCEIRHAARLVYSDGLDLDSASAATPIGMGCRVCERLDCPQRAAPPLGRPLKIDQNSGTFIPYPVADHSA